CGCAGCCGGCGGATCCGGGAGATCGAGGCGGTCGTGCTGACGCACGGCGACCACGACCACGCAGGCGGACTGGCGCGTGTGCTCCGGCGCCTGCGGGTCGGCATGTTCGTGGTCCCACTGGGCGATCCCGCCCTGCAGGATGCATCGGACAGCGCCCGCGAGGCCCTGGCGGTCGCACGGCAGCGCGACGTCCCGGTCGTGGCTGTGGCTGACGGGCAGCGCTTCGCACTCGGCGCGGCCCATGTCGACGTGCTGGCGCCGGCCGCGCCGCTCGTTCCCGGTGCCGCGCGCAACGCGCGGTCCATCGTGCTGCGTGTCGAGGACGCGCACGGCAGCATGCTGTTGACC
This portion of the Euzebyales bacterium genome encodes:
- a CDS encoding MBL fold metallo-hydrolase, encoding RSRRIREIEAVVLTHGDHDHAGGLARVLRRLRVGMFVVPLGDPALQDASDSAREALAVARQRDVPVVAVADGQRFALGAAHVDVLAPAAPLVPGAARNARSIVLRVEDAHGSMLLTGDAEDTTQLRLLGRRSELRADVLKVPHHGGATNTAGFLDAVGAQVAVISVGADNTYGHPHPDTVADIAPVPLWRTDQHGTVTVTLTPDGPVVGPERAS